The Gemmatimonadota bacterium genomic sequence TGCTCTCGTTTGGCGTTCCCCTCACGACCGGTGCCGAAGCCCGCGCCGCGGCGAAGCGGTATGCCGACGCTGGCGCACGGTTCCTCAAGGTGTACGATCGCCTGTCGCGCGAGGTCTACATGGATCTAGCAGCCAGCGCCAGGGAGTATGGGATACCGCTCGAGGGGCACGTCCCCTTGGTGCTCTCGCCCGCGGAGGCGGTGGCGGCCGGGCAACGCACGATCGAACACCTGACGTTGGTCCTGGAATCCTGCATCCCGGGAACACTCGCCTGGGTGGCGGCCGACACCACCCGCGATGCGATGGGGCTGCTCGCTGACGGTCGACTGGCCGCCTCACTCGATCGATACGATGCGGCAGCGTGCGGGCAACTCTTCCAACGCTTCAAGGACGGCCAGACCTGGCAGGTACCGACCCTGGTCCAGATGCGCGGTGCGTACTACGTGAGCGACAGCGCCTTTGCCGCCGACCCGCGACTGGCGAACGTTCCCCCGGCGACTCGCGACGAGTGGATGGCCTATCGCGCGGACGCTGCGCCATCGACGCTCGCGGCGGGCGCAGCCGTGTTCCGTCGACAACAAACGCTCGTGGGGGAGATGTACCGCGCCGGCGTGCCGATCCTCGCCGGGACCGACGCCAGCGATGAACCGTGGGTCTTTCCGGGATCGAGCCTTCACGATGAACTGGCCTTGTTCGTCGAAGCGGGGCTCACCCCGATGGACGCCCTGCGGACGGCGACGCGGAACCCTGCGACCTATCGCGGCGAGCGGGGCCCGCTCCTCGCCCCGGGACGTCGGGCCGACCTGGTCCTGCTCCGCGGCGACCCCACGCGTGACATCCAGCGCGTACGCGACATTGAAGCGGTGATCCTGCGCGGGCGGCGCGTGGACCTGCCGGCCCTGCGTTCACGTTAGGCGCTGCTGCCCATCCGACGGCGCGGGACGGTGCGGGCAGCACCGGGTGTCACATGGTGCTGCGACCGCGCACCACACGCAGCCCGAGCGCGGCATGTCGTCGTGTGAAGAAGTCGTCCTGTTGGGTTACGCCGGCGGCGAAGGTGAGGTCCAGGTGCGCGCCCAGCGGGATCGCGCCCCACGTGCCACCGGAGCGCACCGTCATGGGGAGCACCAGGCCGGCGCCGAGTGCCTCGACCTCGCGGCCGGAGGAAACGCCGACGGTCACGATGCCGCGCTCCTGCCAGAAGCGTGAGAGGCGGGCCCCATGGGTGATGCCACGGGGTGCGTCCTC encodes the following:
- a CDS encoding amidohydrolase family protein, translated to MPPRSGGGSPPLDGVPAVLSFGVPLTTGAEARAAAKRYADAGARFLKVYDRLSREVYMDLAASAREYGIPLEGHVPLVLSPAEAVAAGQRTIEHLTLVLESCIPGTLAWVAADTTRDAMGLLADGRLAASLDRYDAAACGQLFQRFKDGQTWQVPTLVQMRGAYYVSDSAFAADPRLANVPPATRDEWMAYRADAAPSTLAAGAAVFRRQQTLVGEMYRAGVPILAGTDASDEPWVFPGSSLHDELALFVEAGLTPMDALRTATRNPATYRGERGPLLAPGRRADLVLLRGDPTRDIQRVRDIEAVILRGRRVDLPALRSR